Genomic segment of Colletotrichum destructivum chromosome 5, complete sequence:
GCATGTATGTCTTGACATGGGGGGCCAGATAGTAGTCCAGGAAGTATCCGTTGGCAAATGCTGTCCACTCCAGAGACGTTTTGTTGAGCGCATCGTAAAAGACCAGTTTGGTTCGAGCAATAGGTGAAATTTCTGCTGTCCTGTATTCGACCGAGATTGATGATGAGCACTAACCACTTCAAACTTACTTTCAACTTGGTCATACTTGACTTACTCAGGAGTGTATTTGATGCCCCACAAACTTGGAATGTATCGCTTTGTCGTCAACGAAGCGTCCGCCGCTTTGATGAGATTAAGCTCAGGATCCAATCCGGACTGTGGATCGAGTGTCGAAATCAGGACCTCGACTTTACGCGACTCGAGGGTGTCCGTCAAGCTCTGAACATTGTCGTACTGAACGCTGACGGTGGTCTGTCCGCCTTCGTATTCTCCGGTATTGCTTTTCTGTTTCGCCCAACGTTCGTGTCGAAGTTCCAAAAACTCATCAAAGGGCGGTAAAACCCATACCTCTCTCGTCAGAACGATGACCTCATGTTTGCCTCGCTCGACTAAAacgtcgacgatggcacTACCGAGTTTTCCGGATCCTCCAGCAATCGCAACGACAACCATGTTTGGAAATGAAGCCTAAGTTTAGTAAAAGAAGAGTGCAAAAAGCATTGATGCTGTGAAAGGTTGCTGAGTGTCGTTGCTGGTAGACCCCGAGAACTTATAGGGACAAATCAGCGCGTCACAAGCAGCCGACTGACAATCAGCACATGAATGGATTTTTCAGTATCTTCCTCAGCTCTTGGCATGAGAAAAAAATTTCAGCTGGCCCATAGAGTGTTGCAAACTTCGACAAATCTGATGAAGCATTTGTAATCTACAAAACGACCGCCGCCGTGGTTTGCACGATGCTACTAGCACTCCATCCAGTGCTAACAACACTGTTTCGATTGTTTACTGCAGCTTATCGAAAAGCGGCTGTACCTTTGACGGCAGGCTCCCGAGTAAAAGACCTGGTGGTGAAATAGTTCAAGATGGTTGTCGTTCTGTGGTTTTGGTGGCATGACTGCATGCCAACGCAATAGTTATCTACGGCGGTGGGTGCACCATGACACTAATCAAGTGCCAATGATCACAAGATTTCCAATGCCTGTTGAGCGAGGATGAGCGCCCAGAACGCATGATGTATTTATCTTCATCCATCCAGTGAAACCTAGCTTCAGGCTGGAGAAGGGGGATGTAGATAGTAATGTGATATCCTCGTCAGCGCCAACCTGCTCCCGACTAGAATATCCCCCTATTCATCGTGTTGACTTTTGttattcttcttcttttgaaAGAACAATGGGAAAGCGGAAAATCATGTATTCATAACAAGCGACTCTCCAGTACTGTTCTGCGACTTCGCATTGTGCAAAGTAATTACCAGGACACATAATGCAATTTATTTTGCCGACTTGGGGCCTTTGACAGGTTTAATCATTTTTTCGAAATTTGACCCAGAAATTACCAGTACCTGGGCCATAGTATGGCGTCGGATGGTCGATTTCTTCATGGAACAGTTCTGTTTGCATGAATGCCTCATGATGCTGGTCCTAGGTCAGCTGGCTGTGCTGTAGAACTTTCTCGGGGCAGCGTACGAACCTCTTTGTTTTCCCACCCAATGATGTAGTACGCAAGCATTCTCTTCTTTTATTCCATGATATTCGCTGATAGGTTCGTCACCTGTACTTCTTGTCTAGCGGATGCATTGGTGTTCAGAGCGTAAGCCCAGCCGCATCCCATCATGCTGCCGCCAGGGGCAAGATAGCAATCCGTAAAGGTCTTGTGCATGGAACGTTCAAATTCAGGATTGAATCGAGGTGCGTTGAGCGGTAGGTTAATGAAAGCCTTCTTCAGTTAGTTGTCTTTCAGTGGCGAAGCATAGAATGCAAGAGGGCCAAGAATCTGCTTAGTGACAAAGCATACCATTTCGCAAATTGGAGACTTGAGCGCTCTGGCAATCTATCCTTCGCTCAGTTGCCAGAATCGAAAAACCAGCGAGTGAGGACGGTCATCTGCCAGCTTGTGCAGATGTTGACAAACTCACTACTACTCCGGTATTTTGGACCCTCTGGCCACTCTGGTTTGTGTGTATTGATAAGCATTGGTAGTCAAGTTCAATGGAGGAGAGACGGGAGAGGGCAACGAGCTCATACCAATATACCAGCGCATCTGGTCTGTCTGCGAAAGACTATCGGATATTGAGTAGCCAAAGTACTGCGTCTTCGCCAGCCCTATGTTTGTGACTTGTCGCCTCAAGTGTTGAAAGTTGCTCAAGTTCGACTGAGATCGCGCAAGCGTAAAGCGAACGATCTCGGAAAATACTCTCATGTTGAATCAATGATATTGAAATTTACCGCGTTCAAGATGTGCAAAATCCGTCTGTGGACGATGATCCGCAAGAGCATTGCCCTCTGCAAAGTTGGGTCAATGTGCGGCAAGAGACAATTTAAGAATATTGTTGATTGACTGTCTTCATTGTCTCTGATCCATTTGCACGCACTGTCAACTAAGCTAGATTCGGGCTGAAGCATCAAGGCAACAGTTTTGTCTGAAGCACAAGCATGATGTCCATTGCATTACTCATGTTAGCCGGATTGGTCACACGATCCCTAACTGTCCGCGCCTCTCCGCACCTGTCCGCTTCCCCGTCCGCTTCCCCGTCCGCTTCCGCGTCCGCCCGCGTCCGCATTTATCACTAGCACCACACAGTTCATTGGAGCGCAGAAGCGGGTGTCTTCAGCGAGAACACCAGCACTAACATCTGAATAGATCAATGACTAATAGATCGAATGGCAACCTATGAAGAGAGTGTTATATAACATGAATAGAACCGCACTCCTTGTTCTTGCAATGTTGTTATCTGGGTTGGCGCCGACCACGACAACATCCTTTTCAGCCATGTGTGTAGTTTTAGCACCTTTGCCTTGCGGTGTGGTGTTAATTCTAAGACTACAACCCCGAACGGAAATAGTGGTTTCTCATTCTGATGCTATTCTGAGAGTCTGATCAGAGTTGATTTGGCCTATCTCTTGGTCTGGGATAGCAGCAAAGCGATGCAGAGGTTTTCCAAACTCCTTTGGCCCAGAAGCTTGCTGCAAACATCAGATTCAGTCGGAACCTTCGGGCAGTTCTCATAGAACACCTTGATGAAATGAGCACGACGAAGGAATGAGCCTCGATGGGCGAGCCGCAACAGACTGGGACAACAAAGGCCTGAACTTTGGATCCCGCTGGATGCCCCGATGATACCCGACTGAGCTAAAGGACGTTCATGCGAGCTTATCACGACGACTTGGCCGGGTGGCCGGATACGCTACCCATGCAAGGGTTAGCTTAGAAATATTGCATTTCTTCAAGACGGCCGACAGCACCCCATCCAGCAGAGgtttttttggggggttttTGGCGAGTTCCTCACCTCATTCGCTGGAGACAGAGGCCACTGAGTCATATTTCCCGAAGGCTTCTTCGGTTTTTGgacaccatcaacctcctCAACCCCCCGGTTCGAGTCTCTCATTGGCAGAAACCCGGGCCTTTTGCCGAGCCATCCACGGCAGCAAGCCGAAGGTGTGGGGCCGAGTCGCCGAAAAAGGCAACTTGTGAAGAGTCGCACCATCGGCGTGCCGATGACGTGCTGGGCCAGAGGACGAAAAAGTCGTCAGATGTTGGGTCTTGATACGTCGGTTCAGGGTGGAGGTGGCCGTCTCTAATCGGACATGTGTGGATGTTCTCAGTGAAAAGTCTGAGGAACTGCACGTCTTGTATGGCTTTGCCCAGCCATGAGCCTCTCACCAGGGGGCCATGATGTGCTTGAACGACGGCTGATAAGAACGGACCCGGTGCCATGTGTGTTTGATCATTCTGGATTCTATCTACGTCTTTTGTTTGTGTCTGCGTGCGGCGTCCATCTCTTTGACAACGCGGGTATCCGGTTCGACGGGTTGATCAGCCGAgtcggagagagagagagagagagtccACACTTCAACCGCAATCATGGCTGACATTGACAACAAACAGCCAACGGAGCTGCCTCGGACAGAGACCATCGTCTCTAGCTCGGACAAGCGCCCCGCGTCCATCACATCCGCCGCAGCTCCAACAGACACGCAGTCCCCCGACGATGCTCCcaacaagcagcagcagcacaaaacgggcgccgacgccgccctcgacctcctcgccgagacggggcccctggacggcgccgtcgacccggaGCTCAACCGCCGGCTCAAGCGGCGCATCGACACCCACATCATGCCGCTGATCTGCGCTGTCTACTTTTTGCAGTACATCGACAAGACGTCCATTTCGTACGCCAGCGTCACGGGCATCCAGCAGTCGACGGGCCTCCACGGCAACCAGTTCAACTGGGtggcctccatcttcttcttcggtcAGCTCGCCTTCGAGTTCCCCACCGTCCGCCTGCTCCAGATGTTCCCCCTGGCCAAGTACACCTCGGTCAACGTCACCCTCTGGGGCGTCgtgctggcctgcctcgccgcctGCAAGAACtacgccggcctcctcgtctgccGTTTCCTCCTGGGCGTtttcgaggccgccgtcgtgccgGCCTGGGTGCTCTTCACGTCCCAGTGGTACACCAAGCAGGAGCAGGCCTTCCGCGTCGGCATCTGGTTCTCCGTCTGCGGCGCCGCCCAGATGTTcggcggcttcttcgcctacggcgtcgccgtccacGTCGGCCGCGACCCGGACGCCGCCCTGCGCGGCTGGCAggtcatcttcctcttcctcggcctgctgacggccgtcgtcggcatcgccttcTGGTTCGTCATGCCGGACTCGCCCGCGTCGGCCGCCTTCCTCTCGCCGCGCGAGAAGTCGACGCACCTGGCGCGCATCCGCGACAACGAGCAAGGGATCGGCTCCCAGCAGTTCAAGTGGGCGCACGTCAAGGAGGCCCTGCTCGACACCATGACCTGGCTGTACGCCTTCTGGAtcttcgccgccaacatcCCCAACTCGACGGCCACCAGCTTCggcaacatcctcgtcaagggcatgggCTACACGAGCGAGCAgtcgctgctgctcgtcACGCCCCTCGGCGCCTACGAgatcgtcgccctcgtcggcctgaCCTGGCTGGCCATGAAGACGAGGCAGCGCCTGTACTGGTGCATCGCCGGCCACATCccggccatcgtcggcgccatcctgATGGCCACCACCGACAGGGTGCCCGCCCTGATCGGCTACTACACCTCGGGCGGCATCCCCATCGGGTGGACGACGATCCTGGGCCTCCAGAGCTCCAACGTCGCCGGCTCCACCAAGAAGGTCACCGTCGCCTGCATCGGCACCATCGCCTACACCGTCGGCAACATCATCTCGCCCCAGACCTTCCAGCCCCGGGACGCGCCGAGGTACCTGCCGGCCAAGGTCTCCATCTGCATCATCTACTTCCTGGTCACTGTGGACCTGTTCGTCATGCGCTGGGTGCTGGACAGGAGGAACAAGAAGCGtgacgccgagaaggccgcgcTGGGGGATGCGTACAAGGTGGAGGAGAACCACGAGTTTTGGGACCTGACGGATCTCGAGAACAAGGAGTTCCGGTATGAACTGTGAGGACGAGGTAGTAGAATCAAGCGGCGGGTGGGGGTGAGTTCCTCGAGTTGATTCATATCTGGTGATAGAAGCGACACATTAACACAAGTATTCAAAAGGTCCTATCGCCCGAGATTCGTTTCTTTCCGAATGTCTTGCTACTTCTTGAAGAGTTATACGTCTTCTTATGGGGGGTTTTTATCATGGCCGCACGGCTTTCTTCCGATGTCTCTGCTGGGATTGGGACAAGTTAGGAAACAACCGTCAtatgccgccgccacggctCCAGTGGTCATAACTTGCCTGTGTAACCCTTTGACAGATCATAAGATGTGATAAATATGCAGTGACAGGCCTCACATCATCCATGCTCTTTACACCTCAGTGTACCGTGGTCGCAAGCGTCGTTTCGTTCGTCTGCGGCATCGCTTTCGCCCCCCGTGGGATGTCCTCGAGGCGGTGGCAGTCGCAGGACCGCATCTTAGTAAACGCCAGCAGCTTCTGCAGAACCGCAAACTCCACCTTCAGCTTGATGCTGTAGACGATGGGCTTGCTCGTCGtctggaagacgaagagcTCCATGTACTCGAGCACGACGAGGCCCgtgtcgaggacgaagacgaggacgaacATGCTGACGAGGTAGCTCAGCAGGACGCGCGCCTCCCTGGCCTTGAACTCGAACAGGCTCTTGAAGTTGCGGTACCCGGCCTGGACGAAGATGCCCGTGATGACGGTCTCCTGCAGCGTGAAGGTCATGAGCGAGACTTTTTCAAAGATGCGGAAGCGTTCCGTCCACCGCGGGTCGCTGCTGGCCCACACGCCGGAGAAGAGCACCGTCTGCGGCACGTGGATGCAGAAGAAGGACGTCAGGATCATGGCCAGCACGAGGCGGATCGTGACGCGGCTGTAGACGACGAGGTGCAGCCGCGACCAGAGCACGACGGACTGGCCCGTCACCATGCAGTACCAGCCGACGTGGGCAAAGACGCCGGGGATCGGCGTCCTGGTCGGCTGCAGGTACcggccgagaccgccgcacgcgtggaggaggatgccCGTGTTGGCGACCAGCATGCTCCAGAAGTACCGCCCGGACCGCCGCTGGAACGTCGTGAAGATGAGCACGTAGATCTCGAGGGCGTTGTAAATGCCGGCCGTTGCGAGGcaggcgatggcgatggcctcctcttccgtcaGGCTCTGACCGATGGCCCCCTGGACCTGCGCCATGGCTCGAGGCGAGCGAGGTCAGCC
This window contains:
- a CDS encoding Putative major facilitator superfamily, MFS transporter superfamily, whose protein sequence is MADIDNKQPTELPRTETIVSSSDKRPASITSAAAPTDTQSPDDAPNKQQQHKTGADAALDLLAETGPLDGAVDPELNRRLKRRIDTHIMPLICAVYFLQYIDKTSISYASVTGIQQSTGLHGNQFNWVASIFFFGQLAFEFPTVRLLQMFPLAKYTSVNVTLWGVVLACLAACKNYAGLLVCRFLLGVFEAAVVPAWVLFTSQWYTKQEQAFRVGIWFSVCGAAQMFGGFFAYGVAVHVGRDPDAALRGWQVIFLFLGLLTAVVGIAFWFVMPDSPASAAFLSPREKSTHLARIRDNEQGIGSQQFKWAHVKEALLDTMTWLYAFWIFAANIPNSTATSFGNILVKGMGYTSEQSLLLVTPLGAYEIVALVGLTWLAMKTRQRLYWCIAGHIPAIVGAILMATTDRVPALIGYYTSGGIPIGWTTILGLQSSNVAGSTKKVTVACIGTIAYTVGNIISPQTFQPRDAPRYLPAKVSICIIYFLVTVDLFVMRWVLDRRNKKRDAEKAALGDAYKVEENHEFWDLTDLENKEFRYEL
- a CDS encoding Putative NmrA-like domain, NAD(P)-binding domain superfamily → MVVVAIAGGSGKLGSAIVDVLVERGKHEVIVLTREVWVLPPFDEFLELRHERWAKQKSNTGEYEGGQTTVSVQYDNVQSLTDTLESRKVEVLISTLDPQSGLDPELNLIKAADASLTTKRYIPSLWGIKYTPETAEISPIARTKLVFYDALNKTSLEWTAFANGYFLDYYLAPHVKTYMPPTALAIDVQNATAAITGTGDVPVVFTYNFDIARFVAAALGLPKWDKTSYVIGDRVTLNEFLSIVEEARGVRFSVVKDSLEDLKAGRVTELPSHPPLYPFFPKPHLQSLFASFERLFEEGHFDMKPETSLNDVFPDIKTKTVRDGLLEAWKRG